The region GAAAACCGTGCGGACCCACGCCCCGGCCCATCTCCCCCCCAAACCCCGACAATCATttcagccctcccctccctccccatacgaAAAGCAACAGGAGACACACAACAAATGAACGACTCAACCCACTCACAATTGCGGGGTTGGTCCTTGGAGGTGGGGGGATCCTATTTCTCTTGGAACGACAACTCGGGATCCCACCAACTTAAAGAGGGTGCGGAAAACGACTCATCAAATATTTTTTCggtattaaatttttttttcagccCCCCAAAAACCAGTCCGTCCAACAGCACATCCCACATGTTATCGACCCATCTCCCCCGGGCTCCCAAACCCGTTCTCTCCAAACCCAGGCCGGGATGTGTGgccggggaggatgggggtgggggtgtgtgcgtgtgtgtctttgtgtgtgtgtgtgtgggggggaaccAAGGGGAATCCAAGAGGGATCTAAGGAGGGTCCAAGGGAAGTCCTTGGGGGGTCCAAAGGGGGGGTCCAAAGGGTGTCCAAGGAGAGTCCTAGAGGGGTCCGAGGGAGGTCCGAGGGGGAGCCCGGGGGGGTCCGAGGTGGGGGGATCCGAGGGGAGCCGAGTCCCGGCGAGCCTTCTCCCCCGAGGGGACCGGTCAGTAGGGCCCCACGGCCACGGCCTCCACCTCCTTGGACGGCCTCCTGTCCTTGACCAGAAAGTTGATCATGCCCTCGGACTTGATGAGCAGGTTGCAGCCGAGGAAGAAGATGCCGAAGACGACGGTGAGGGCCAGGACGCACATGACGGCGATCTGCACGAGGCGCATGATGTAGAGGCTGCGCTCGTCGGGGCCTCCGGGGCCCAGGCCGCCGTCGGTGACCACGGAGGCCGGCGTGCAGCAGCGGACCACCCGCTCCAGACCCTCGCTGCTGTTGTCCGCCGCcggcgggagcagcagcagcagcagccccgacGCCTCCGTCTGGTTCCCGCCCgcgccctccatccccaccccaacctaACGCACCAAGCTAACGCCCGGCCGGCGCACGGACGGGGCCTCGCCCGCTCGCTCTGTcgatctctttctcctcctcgacCCCCGAGCCGGTCGGCCAGGGGTCCCCGGGGATccggagaggggatgggagaaagtcagaggcaggggacgggggtccccctctctctctccaagcgCGGGGAGGGCGCACGGACTGTGGCCGGCTCTCTGCCGCTCTTTCTCGGTCTCTGCGGCTCTCTGTcgatctctttctcctcctcgacCCCCGAGCCGGTCGGCCAGGGGTCCCTGGAGATccggagaggggatgggagaaagtcaggggcaggggaggggggggtccctctttctctctccaagcGCGGCGAGGGAGCCCGGGCGGTGGCTCTCTTTCTGTGCCTGTGGCTCTCTTTCTGTGCCTCTCTGAagatctctttcccctcctcgaCCCCCGAGCGGGTCGGCCAGGGGTCCCTGGAGTTtcggagaggggatgggagaaagtcaggggcaggggaggggcgtctctctctctctttctctctccaagcGCGGCGAGGGCGCACGGGCTGTGGTTCTCTTTCTGTGGCTCTCCGTCGATCTCTCTGGGTATCTGtcgatctctctctcctcctcgacCCCCGAGCCGGTCGGCCAGGGGTGCCTGGAGATccggagaggggatgggagaaagtcaggggcgggggggggggggggtgtcccgctCTCTCCAAAAGCGGCGAGGGCGCACGGGCTGTGGCTCGCTCTCTGTCGCTCTCTCTAGATCTCTGCCGCTCTCTTTCGGTCTCTGTGGCTCTCTGtcgatctctctctcctcctcgacCCCCGAGCCGGTCGGCCTGGGGTCCCTGGAGATCCGGAAAAGGGATGGGAGTAAattaggggcaggggagggacgtcgctctctctctctccaagcgCGGCGAGGGCGCACGGGCTGCGGTTCTCTTTCTGTGGCTCTCTGtcgatctctctctcctcctcgacCTCCGAGCCGGGCAGGTTGGAGTCCCTGGGGATCCGGAGAGGGGTTGGAAGAAAGTCAGGGGCAGCGGAGGGAgggtctctctttctttctttctttctttcttctttctttctttctttctttctttctttctttctttctttctttctttctttctttctttcttcttctcttctctctctctctctctctctctctctctctctctctctaaacgcGACGAGGGCGCCCGGGCTGTGGTGGTCTTTCTGTGGCTCTCTGTCGCTCTCTCTCGGGCTCTGTGGCTCTCTGAcgatctctttcttctcctcgaCTCCCGAGCCGGTCGGGCTGGGGTCCCTGGAGATCCGGAAAGGAGACGGGAGAAAGTCAGGGGCAAGGGAGggtggggtctctctctctctctctctctctttctccaagcgCGGCGAGGGCGCACGGACCGTGACTCTCTTTCTGGGGCTCTCTGTCGCTGTCTCTcgatctctttctc is a window of Ornithorhynchus anatinus isolate Pmale09 chromosome 9, mOrnAna1.pri.v4, whole genome shotgun sequence DNA encoding:
- the RPRM gene encoding protein reprimo, yielding MEGAGGNQTEASGLLLLLLPPAADNSSEGLERVVRCCTPASVVTDGGLGPGGPDERSLYIMRLVQIAVMCVLALTVVFGIFFLGCNLLIKSEGMINFLVKDRRPSKEVEAVAVGPY